The sequence GTAGTTTTCCTCAGCCCAGGCGATCGCAGTGAAAAGACCGGCGGCGACAAGTAAACGGCGCATCACGAAACCTTCAAGTTGTGTCTGTCCAGCAAAGCATACAGGGTCGGGCGAGTCACATCGAGAATCTCCGCCGCTTTGGCGACCTTGCCGTCGGCGGCGCTCAGGGCCGCCGCCAGAGCCTGGCGCTCGGCTTCTTCGCGCGCCTCTTTCAGAGTCAGCAGCCGGCGGGTCGTTTCCGGCGGGCTCAGCTTGAGGTCCTCCGCCCGGATCTTCGGCCCCTGCGCCAGAGCCACGGCGGTCTTGACCCGCCCCTGGAGCTCACGCACGTTGCCGGGCCAATCGTAGGCTTCGAGGGCGGCCAGGGCGGATTCGTCGAAGTCGAGCAGATCGCGTTTCATCTCATGATTGTAACGATGAAGGAAGGCGCGGGCGAGCACGGCGATGTCCTCCCGCCGCTCCCGCAGCGGTGGGAGCTCGATGACGGATTCGTTGATGCGGAAATAGAGATCCTGGCGAAACTTTCCCTGGGCGATCAGCGCCTCCAGATCCTGGTTGGTGGCGCAGACGATGCGCACGTCCACCGGGATCGGCTTGCGCCCGCCGATGCGCTCGATGGTGCGCTCCTGCAGGAAACGCAGCAGCTTGGGCTGGAGGCTGGGGGGCATGTCGCCGATCTCGTCCAGGAACAGGGTACCACCGCCGGCCATCTCGATCTTGCCGATGGTCTGCTTGGCGGCATCGGTGAACGCGCCCTTTT comes from Methylomarinovum tepidoasis and encodes:
- the prsR gene encoding PEP-CTERM-box response regulator transcription factor, which produces MSDFTLLIVEDDPGLQSQLKWNFADRYKVVTASDRESALAVVKKRPPAVVTLDLGLPPDPGGVSEGFATLEAILRHSPNTKVIVITGNDQVDNAVRAIGMGAYDFYQKPVEPDMLAFVVERAMRLYELEEENRKLARSQVNHPLDGVIAASPRMVEICRLLERLAATDLSVLLLGESGTGKEVMARALHNLSRRREGPFIAINTAAIPETLLEAELFGYEKGAFTDAAKQTIGKIEMAGGGTLFLDEIGDMPPSLQPKLLRFLQERTIERIGGRKPIPVDVRIVCATNQDLEALIAQGKFRQDLYFRINESVIELPPLRERREDIAVLARAFLHRYNHEMKRDLLDFDESALAALEAYDWPGNVRELQGRVKTAVALAQGPKIRAEDLKLSPPETTRRLLTLKEAREEAERQALAAALSAADGKVAKAAEILDVTRPTLYALLDRHNLKVS